In Flavobacterium sp. 83, the genomic window TGAGCGCTGCGACTGTTTAATTCTTTTAAGCTGTCAATAGTATCGTAGATATACTCTACTGTTCTGTCGAATTCCTTTTCAGAATCGCCCAATGATTTTCCAATTTCCCACATCAAATATTTAACAACTTCTGTACGTGTTGTTTTCATTTGAGCTACAAAATTTTCCATACATTTGATACGGTCCACAACTTTCATTGTAGGCCACAATCCTTGTCCATTATTGTATGCTGCAGATGCCGCTTCAACAGCTTCCATAGCCTCCGCTTCACCCATAAAAGGAATAGAACCTAGTATTGTAGGTTCGTATTTTTCAGTAGATGAAATCGTAGAGAAAACTGGCGTTGTTTGACCAGTCCATGTTTTTAATTCACCATTAATTAAATAAGTGTCCTGATTTAGTAACGTATTAATTTGAAATTCTTCTGGTATAAAACTCATTATAGATTAATTATATTTAAAATTTAATAAAAGAGGCCGTAGTATTTATAGTGACAGGGTTAAACGATATCGCCATTCCATTCTATAATTCCTCCCAGTAAGTTGTAGGTATTTTCAAAACCCAGTTCGTTCATAATTTCACAGGCTTTTGCGCTTCTCATTCCGGAACGGCAATACACATAATAATTTTTGCTTTTGTCCAAAGCCTGTATTTCATCTATAAAACCCTGTCCCTTGTGAATA contains:
- a CDS encoding rhodanese-like domain-containing protein, coding for MNLTQEDWVAQFEADENAVILDVRTEDETNDGIIANAILIDIHKGQGFIDEIQALDKSKNYYVYCRSGMRSAKACEIMNELGFENTYNLLGGIIEWNGDIV